The genomic window AGTAGCCTCCTTTCAATTTGGGGTCACTGGGGACAAAGGGCTCTCCTCCACAAAGCACTTTGGCCCCCTGGAAAAAACAGACATATGAGTCAAATAATTATGAGAATTAAGGTAGGAGTAATTAAACTTCATATAACTGCTGAGGTGCAGTGAGCGTGTCAGTGGTGCTATCACAGCTGATTTATTCTCAGATAAATGCCTCTCCACAGCTGCTCAATTCTTCCACAGGGATCATTAAATGTTCCTCTGATCTAATGATCGGAGGATTATAAACACACCTGCTGCTTGGCCTGGTTGACATATCCCAGCACTTTCTCCAGCTGTGGCTTGCTGATCAGCGCTCCCATTCGGGTGCCGTCCAACAGGGGGTCACCCACAGGGATGGCCTTAGTCCTCTTCACTACTTCTTCCAGGAACTTGGGCATGATCTCTCTCTGNGGCTTAACATCATACGACACAACGCATTTATGATACAACTGCCTCACCTGTCCCTGCGTCAGGAAGTTTGCCATGAGTGCTCCTTTCACTGCATTTTCCAGTTCACAGTCTTTGAAGATCAGGAGAGGAGATTTCCCTCCGAGCTCCAGAGTCACCTGCTTCACACTCTTTGCAGACATTTCCATGACCTGAGGGCGGGGAGAACACACGGGGTATTAACAAGGTCAATTGAAGCCTTGTCAAATCAATATCAGGTAATACTGTGAAAAGGCTTGGCCTGTGGTTTTTCCATACTTCTGCTGACAAACACACTGGACTGAAAACATGTCCTTCTTGACCAAGGTGAAAAATTTTGTGCTGTCTTGGTCTCCGTACCTTCTTGCCTGTTGGCACACtgccagtgaaagagactttgGCGACCTTCGGGTGATGGCAGAGCAAGGTGCCAGTTTCTGCTCCACCTTGAACCACACAGAAGAGTCCGTCTGGTACCCCTGCCTCTTTGTAAATCTCAGCCAGAATGACGGCAGTCACAGGAGT from Epinephelus moara isolate mb unplaced genomic scaffold, YSFRI_EMoa_1.0 scaffold1509, whole genome shotgun sequence includes these protein-coding regions:
- the LOC126387013 gene encoding 4-trimethylaminobutyraldehyde dehydrogenase A-like — protein: GSFAYTRREPLGVCVGIGAWNYPFQIATWKSAPALACGNAMVFKPSPMTPVTAVILAEIYKEAGVPDGLFCVVQGGAETGTLLCHHPKVAKVSFTGSVPTGKKVMEMSAKSVKQVTLELGGKSPLLIFKDCELENAVKGALMANFLTQGQVRQLYHKCVVSYDVKPQREIMPKFLEEVVKRTKAIPVGDPLLDGTRMGALISKPQLEKVLGYVNQAKQQGAKVLCGGEPFVPSDPKLKG